One stretch of Solirubrobacterales bacterium DNA includes these proteins:
- the obgE gene encoding GTPase ObgE produces MLYDRAKIYVEGGRGGDGCVSFRREAHVPRGGPDGGDGGRGGDVVVVCDPSKRDLAALHRARHFRAARGAHGRGKQQHGARGKDREIPVPPGTQVEGLEDGRYDLVQPGQRAVVAAGGLGGHGNKRFASSTRQAPRFAERGLDGDSGWIEMRLKLLADAGLVGQPNAGKSSLLRRLTRAAPKVAAYPFTTVEPVLGTLESDERQLVLADIPGLIEGAAGGAGLGHEFLAHLERCGVLIHLVDIAGEDPAAAHEAVRRELREFGAGLELLPELVVLSKRDLVTAERADEVVAEWSDRFEGRALGVLAVSSVDGAGIEQLRRAILEAVPEGGAEGTPAAPAAEPGFEAEHIVYRPQGDQGFDVEQVAEGAFQVRGRGIELLVARHDLENAEALAYLEQRLREIGVLTALRSAGFEPGDEVRIGELAFELLPDQPSPRVLRRAR; encoded by the coding sequence GTGCTCTACGACCGAGCGAAGATCTACGTCGAGGGAGGGCGTGGGGGCGACGGCTGCGTGAGCTTTCGCCGCGAGGCCCATGTGCCGCGCGGTGGCCCCGACGGGGGTGACGGGGGCCGGGGCGGAGATGTCGTCGTGGTGTGCGACCCGTCCAAGCGCGATCTGGCCGCGCTTCACCGCGCGCGGCATTTCCGTGCGGCGCGGGGCGCTCACGGTCGCGGCAAGCAGCAGCACGGGGCGCGGGGGAAGGACCGGGAGATCCCGGTGCCGCCCGGGACGCAGGTCGAGGGCCTGGAGGACGGGCGGTACGACCTCGTCCAGCCCGGCCAGCGAGCCGTGGTGGCGGCCGGAGGCCTGGGGGGGCATGGCAATAAGCGCTTCGCCAGCTCGACTCGTCAGGCACCGCGTTTTGCCGAGCGGGGATTGGACGGCGATTCCGGCTGGATCGAGATGCGGCTCAAGCTGCTCGCCGACGCCGGCCTGGTGGGCCAGCCGAACGCCGGGAAGTCGTCGCTTCTGCGGCGGCTGACGCGGGCGGCGCCGAAGGTTGCCGCGTACCCGTTCACGACCGTCGAGCCGGTGCTGGGCACGCTGGAATCCGACGAGCGGCAGCTCGTCCTCGCCGACATCCCCGGCTTGATCGAGGGCGCCGCCGGTGGCGCCGGACTGGGCCACGAGTTCCTCGCCCACCTGGAGCGCTGCGGCGTGCTGATCCACCTGGTCGACATCGCGGGCGAGGATCCCGCCGCCGCGCACGAGGCGGTGCGACGGGAGCTGCGCGAGTTTGGGGCGGGACTGGAGCTGTTGCCCGAGCTGGTGGTGCTCTCGAAGCGGGACCTGGTGACCGCCGAGCGAGCGGACGAAGTGGTGGCGGAGTGGAGCGATCGCTTCGAGGGCAGGGCCCTCGGGGTGCTCGCCGTCTCCTCGGTGGATGGCGCTGGAATCGAGCAGCTTCGGCGGGCGATACTCGAGGCGGTGCCCGAGGGAGGGGCGGAGGGCACCCCGGCGGCGCCGGCCGCGGAGCCCGGTTTCGAGGCGGAGCACATCGTCTACCGACCCCAGGGGGACCAGGGCTTCGACGTCGAGCAGGTCGCGGAAGGGGCGTTCCAGGTCCGCGGGCGCGGAATCGAGCTGCTCGTCGCCCGCCACGATCTCGAGAATGCCGAAGCGCTCGCATACCTCGAGCAGCGCCTGCGCGAGATCGGCGTGCTCACTGCCCTTCGCTCGGCGGGATTCGAGCCCGGCGACGAGGTGCGGATCGGCGAGCTGGCCTTCGAGCTTCTGCCGGATCAGCCGTCGCCCCGCGTGCTAAGAAGAGCCCGATGA
- a CDS encoding ATP-binding cassette domain-containing protein, with protein sequence MTGDRQSAPAIELVDVVKNFGSKRVLDGVDLAVPAGAITVLLGPSGAGKTVTIKHIVGLITPTAGSVVIEGEDLVDLSETQLYELRRGMSVVLQGTLPFTCGLFYSLNVYENVAFALRARTNWSPERIDEVTLAHLGMVGLRDRAHDMPSQLSAGMCKRTALARALALESRIVIIDDFDSGIDGVRLALLCELIRDLQRSSDTTFLVSTHDMTAARKLADHVAVIRQGRIVASGDAESLLGADKPLVHQLLSGELAALPVSA encoded by the coding sequence GTGACGGGCGACCGACAGTCCGCCCCCGCGATCGAGCTCGTGGACGTGGTCAAGAACTTCGGTTCCAAGCGCGTCCTCGACGGAGTCGACCTCGCCGTGCCCGCCGGCGCGATCACCGTGCTCCTCGGCCCCTCCGGGGCGGGAAAGACCGTCACGATCAAGCACATCGTCGGCCTCATCACGCCCACCGCGGGGAGTGTGGTCATCGAAGGCGAGGACCTCGTCGACCTCTCCGAGACGCAGCTGTACGAGCTTCGGCGAGGGATGAGCGTCGTCCTCCAGGGCACCCTGCCGTTCACCTGCGGCCTCTTCTACTCGCTCAACGTGTACGAGAACGTCGCCTTCGCGCTGCGCGCGCGGACCAACTGGTCACCCGAACGGATCGACGAGGTCACCCTCGCTCACCTCGGAATGGTGGGGCTGCGTGACCGCGCCCACGACATGCCCTCCCAACTGTCGGCGGGGATGTGCAAGCGAACAGCACTGGCGCGCGCGCTCGCGCTTGAGTCGCGCATCGTCATCATCGACGACTTCGACAGCGGCATCGACGGCGTTCGCCTCGCCCTCCTCTGCGAGCTGATCCGCGACCTGCAGCGCAGCAGCGACACGACCTTCCTCGTCTCGACCCACGACATGACGGCGGCGCGCAAGCTCGCCGATCACGTGGCCGTCATCCGGCAGGGCCGCATCGTCGCCAGCGGCGACGCCGAGTCACTGCTCGGCGCGGACAAGCCCCTGGTGCACCAGCTCCTCTCCGGCGAGCTGGCCGCCCTGCCGGTGTCCGCCTAG
- a CDS encoding cupin domain-containing protein: MRAGDALWNPLTGEKALLVESAEESGGARIVCDFAVEAGGFVPGGEHVHDHCAEHFEVRAGQITFVMDGEERTISPGEQATVVPGTWHRWWNAGDGEVQIRTRVEPAMRFEEAIAVVWGLCADGHTNSDGVPTPLLGALLATRYRREMRYRKPPDLLQRILFPPLAAFARLRGLEKTIERYLDPATHPSVEAGLGRLPDQVMRRVTP, translated from the coding sequence GTGCGCGCAGGCGACGCACTGTGGAACCCGTTGACCGGTGAGAAGGCGCTGCTCGTCGAATCGGCCGAGGAGAGCGGCGGCGCCCGGATCGTCTGCGACTTCGCCGTCGAGGCGGGCGGATTCGTCCCAGGTGGCGAGCATGTCCACGACCACTGCGCCGAGCACTTCGAGGTCAGGGCGGGGCAGATCACCTTCGTAATGGACGGAGAAGAGCGCACGATTTCGCCCGGCGAGCAAGCGACCGTGGTGCCCGGGACCTGGCACCGGTGGTGGAACGCCGGGGACGGCGAGGTCCAGATCCGCACCCGGGTTGAGCCGGCGATGCGCTTCGAGGAGGCAATAGCCGTGGTCTGGGGCCTGTGCGCCGACGGGCACACGAACAGCGACGGAGTTCCCACTCCGCTGCTCGGAGCCCTCCTGGCCACCCGGTATCGCCGTGAGATGCGCTACCGCAAGCCGCCCGATCTACTGCAGAGGATCCTGTTCCCGCCGCTCGCCGCGTTCGCGCGGCTGCGGGGCCTGGAAAAAACCATCGAGCGTTACCTCGATCCTGCCACCCATCCCAGCGTCGAGGCGGGCCTCGGCCGCCTCCCGGATCAGGTGATGCGGCGAGTTACTCCCTGA
- the rplU gene encoding 50S ribosomal protein L21, which produces MATSYAIVESGGKQYRVEKGTSLVVEHLPAKEGAKVSLRAVMYRGNGEVVLDGGALEKVKVEAVVAEHLRGPKLRVVKYKPKKGYRRRAGHRQELTRLEVTEVSLLSRKPAAKKPAAEKPAAEKPAAEKPPAKKPAARKPAAKKPATKAKPAAKKPASGGKARTTRTTSTTRRSSSAKKD; this is translated from the coding sequence ATGGCGACTAGCTACGCGATAGTCGAATCCGGCGGCAAGCAGTACCGCGTCGAGAAGGGCACCAGCCTGGTGGTCGAGCACCTGCCTGCCAAAGAGGGGGCGAAGGTCAGTCTGCGAGCGGTTATGTATCGCGGCAACGGCGAGGTGGTGCTCGACGGTGGGGCGCTCGAGAAGGTGAAGGTCGAGGCCGTGGTCGCAGAGCACCTGCGCGGCCCCAAGCTGCGCGTCGTCAAATACAAGCCCAAGAAGGGCTACCGTCGCCGCGCCGGCCACCGGCAGGAGTTGACCCGGCTCGAGGTGACGGAGGTGAGCCTGCTGTCCCGTAAGCCGGCGGCCAAGAAGCCGGCGGCCGAGAAGCCCGCCGCTGAAAAGCCCGCTGCCGAAAAGCCGCCGGCGAAGAAGCCGGCGGCGAGGAAGCCCGCCGCCAAGAAGCCCGCCACCAAGGCGAAGCCGGCGGCGAAGAAGCCCGCGAGTGGCGGCAAGGCGCGGACCACGCGCACGACTTCGACGACCAGGCGGTCGTCGTCTGCTAAGAAGGACTGA
- the nadD gene encoding nicotinate-nucleotide adenylyltransferase — MGVLGGAFNPPHIGHLVLGQEAAFQLGLREVLLVPTGEAPHKRIDPEPGRALRLEMARLAAETDPGLEASDVETSREGPSFSVRTLELLSEARPRDEFVFLMGADVAASFEAWRDPQRILELARLGIASRPGAVLDEAKAALERLGDPGRADVVEMPEIGVSSSDVRQRVAAGRPIRHLVPDAVMELIVERGLYRA; from the coding sequence ATCGGCGTTCTCGGGGGTGCATTCAACCCGCCGCACATCGGGCACCTGGTGCTCGGGCAGGAGGCGGCGTTCCAGCTCGGGTTGAGGGAGGTCCTGCTGGTGCCGACCGGCGAAGCGCCGCACAAGAGGATCGATCCCGAGCCCGGCAGGGCGCTGCGACTCGAGATGGCGCGGCTGGCGGCGGAGACAGACCCTGGGCTCGAGGCCTCTGACGTCGAGACGAGCCGTGAGGGGCCGTCGTTCTCTGTTCGGACGCTGGAGCTGTTGAGCGAGGCGCGGCCTCGGGACGAGTTCGTCTTCCTGATGGGGGCCGATGTGGCGGCGAGCTTTGAGGCTTGGCGCGACCCGCAGCGGATCCTGGAGCTGGCGCGTCTCGGGATCGCCTCGCGACCGGGGGCGGTGCTGGACGAGGCGAAGGCCGCGCTCGAGCGCCTGGGGGACCCCGGCCGGGCCGATGTCGTTGAGATGCCCGAGATCGGCGTGTCCTCGAGCGATGTTCGCCAGCGGGTGGCCGCGGGACGGCCGATCCGCCACCTGGTTCCCGACGCGGTAATGGAGCTGATCGTCGAGCGGGGCCTGTATCGGGCGTGA
- a CDS encoding nitroreductase family deazaflavin-dependent oxidoreductase — translation MPEHYQAPGWLNRRVFNPLVGRLTRLGISLAGSRVLEVRGRKSGEWRRTPVNPLDFEGARYLVAPRGETQWVRNLRANPEGRLLVGRRTEPFAAVEIPDEEKEPVLRAYLKRWKWEVGAFFGGVGPDSTGEELTRIAPEHPVFRIEGTRA, via the coding sequence ATGCCGGAGCACTACCAGGCACCGGGATGGCTCAATAGGCGCGTTTTCAACCCGCTCGTCGGGAGGCTGACTCGGCTCGGGATCAGCCTCGCGGGCTCTCGCGTCCTCGAGGTGCGCGGGCGAAAGAGTGGAGAGTGGCGCAGGACGCCCGTGAATCCGCTCGATTTCGAGGGCGCTCGATACCTGGTGGCGCCGCGTGGAGAGACGCAGTGGGTGAGGAACCTGCGGGCGAACCCGGAGGGACGCCTGCTCGTCGGACGGCGAACGGAGCCCTTCGCCGCGGTGGAGATACCGGACGAGGAGAAGGAGCCGGTGCTCCGCGCCTACCTGAAGAGATGGAAATGGGAGGTCGGGGCCTTCTTTGGGGGCGTTGGACCGGACTCCACCGGCGAGGAGTTGACGCGAATCGCGCCCGAGCACCCTGTCTTTCGGATCGAAGGGACGCGAGCCTAG
- a CDS encoding MBL fold metallo-hydrolase: MERLADGVWHLNTMFVPNTVNAYLLEDVLIDAGTRQSRTKILRQLRGYDVRAHALTHAHPDHQGSSHAVCEELDIPFWVPDRDADAAENPDLIRERQPTHPMARFFVKIFTGPGHPVDRKLNEGDEIAGFKVLDVPGHSAGHVAFWRESDGVLVLGDVLTNMDQLTLLPGLHEPKPYLTPDPAENRRSAQRLRSLEPKLVLFGHGAPVRDTKKFVDFIDALPA; this comes from the coding sequence ATGGAGCGGCTCGCCGACGGCGTCTGGCACTTGAACACGATGTTCGTGCCGAACACCGTCAACGCCTATCTGCTGGAGGACGTCCTGATCGACGCGGGCACCCGCCAGTCCCGCACGAAGATTCTCCGCCAGCTCCGCGGCTACGACGTGCGTGCCCACGCCCTCACCCACGCTCACCCCGACCACCAGGGCTCGAGCCACGCTGTGTGCGAGGAACTCGACATCCCCTTCTGGGTGCCCGATCGCGACGCCGACGCCGCGGAGAACCCCGACCTGATCCGCGAGCGCCAGCCCACACACCCGATGGCCCGCTTCTTCGTCAAGATCTTCACGGGCCCCGGCCACCCCGTCGATCGCAAGCTCAACGAGGGCGACGAGATCGCGGGCTTCAAGGTCCTCGACGTTCCCGGTCACTCGGCCGGCCATGTGGCCTTCTGGCGGGAGTCCGACGGCGTCCTGGTGCTCGGCGACGTGCTCACCAACATGGACCAGCTCACGCTGCTCCCGGGGCTCCACGAGCCCAAGCCCTACCTGACGCCGGACCCCGCCGAGAACCGCCGCTCCGCGCAGAGGCTTCGCTCCCTGGAGCCGAAGCTCGTCCTCTTCGGCCACGGCGCCCCCGTGCGTGACACGAAGAAGTTCGTCGACTTCATCGACGCCCTGCCCGCCTAG
- a CDS encoding alpha/beta hydrolase — MELIAPANGIELTYESFGDSADPTMLMIMGLGVQMIGWDAEFCEFLAGRGFRVVRFDNRDVGRSTKIEGGPRPDVMAVAMGDTSSASYTLEEMSEDCAGLLDHLGVEAAHVVGASQGGMIAQTLAIRHPGRVMSLVSIMSTTGDRAVGQPHPEAMPALLTTPPADRDGYAEQVVLAFRAIGSPGFEADEERLRQRARESFDRGYYPEGTARQLVAILASGDRTEALRRLDVPTVVIHGTDDALIDVSGGTATAAAIPGAELELIEGMGHDLPRELWPRFVDLIVANAERAHSLDSIS; from the coding sequence ATGGAGCTGATCGCTCCGGCGAATGGGATCGAGCTCACCTACGAGTCGTTTGGCGATTCCGCCGATCCGACGATGCTCATGATCATGGGCCTGGGAGTGCAGATGATCGGCTGGGACGCGGAGTTCTGCGAGTTCCTGGCCGGGCGGGGGTTTCGCGTGGTGCGGTTCGACAACCGGGACGTGGGGCGGTCGACGAAGATCGAGGGCGGGCCCCGGCCGGATGTGATGGCGGTGGCGATGGGCGACACGAGCTCGGCCAGCTACACGTTGGAGGAGATGTCGGAGGACTGCGCCGGGCTGCTCGATCACCTGGGCGTGGAGGCGGCGCATGTCGTGGGCGCCTCGCAGGGCGGGATGATCGCCCAGACGCTGGCGATCCGGCATCCGGGGCGCGTGATGTCGCTGGTCTCGATCATGTCGACCACCGGCGATCGGGCGGTCGGGCAGCCGCACCCGGAGGCCATGCCGGCGCTGCTCACGACTCCGCCGGCGGATCGGGACGGGTACGCGGAGCAGGTGGTGCTGGCGTTCCGGGCGATCGGCTCGCCTGGGTTCGAAGCGGACGAGGAGAGGCTCAGGCAGCGGGCGCGTGAGAGCTTCGATCGGGGCTACTACCCGGAGGGGACGGCGCGGCAACTCGTGGCGATCCTGGCGTCCGGTGATCGGACCGAGGCGCTCCGGCGCCTGGATGTGCCCACGGTGGTGATCCACGGGACGGACGACGCCCTGATCGACGTCTCGGGAGGGACGGCCACCGCCGCGGCGATACCGGGAGCGGAGCTGGAGCTGATCGAGGGGATGGGGCACGACCTGCCGCGCGAACTGTGGCCGCGCTTCGTGGACCTGATCGTGGCGAACGCCGAGCGGGCCCACTCTCTCGACTCGATCTCGTAG
- the rpmA gene encoding 50S ribosomal protein L27: MAHKKGLGSSRNGRDSNPKYLGVKIFAGQTVGGGEIIVRQRGTRFRPGDGTGLGRDHTIFATRPGVVEFKAGHKGRVVSVRE; the protein is encoded by the coding sequence ATGGCGCACAAGAAGGGACTTGGCTCAAGCCGCAACGGGCGCGACTCCAACCCCAAGTACCTGGGGGTGAAGATCTTCGCCGGTCAGACGGTAGGCGGAGGCGAGATCATCGTGCGCCAGCGCGGCACCCGCTTCCGCCCGGGCGACGGCACCGGCCTGGGCCGGGACCATACGATCTTCGCGACCCGCCCCGGCGTGGTCGAGTTCAAGGCGGGCCACAAGGGCCGCGTGGTCTCCGTCAGGGAGTAA
- the rsfS gene encoding ribosome silencing factor, with translation MPDTDRDQLSSEALARRLAAVADAKQAEDVVALDMRRLVSYTDFLVICTARNERLAKAIHEEVHQRLKQDYGVLPATVEGERTAHWVLMDYLDCVLHVFVPELRERYRLDVLWGEAPRLELEAETGASGRAASADRLGGAVRQAP, from the coding sequence GTGCCGGACACGGACCGGGATCAGCTCTCCTCCGAGGCGCTGGCAAGACGTCTGGCCGCGGTGGCCGACGCGAAGCAGGCGGAGGATGTGGTGGCGCTCGACATGCGGCGCCTGGTCTCGTACACGGACTTTTTGGTGATCTGCACGGCGCGCAACGAACGCCTGGCGAAGGCGATCCACGAAGAGGTCCATCAGCGGTTGAAGCAGGACTACGGCGTGCTGCCCGCCACGGTGGAGGGGGAGCGAACAGCGCACTGGGTGCTGATGGACTACCTGGACTGCGTCTTGCATGTGTTCGTGCCGGAGCTGCGAGAGCGCTACCGCTTGGATGTCCTGTGGGGGGAGGCGCCGCGGCTCGAGCTCGAGGCCGAGACGGGCGCGAGCGGTCGCGCTGCTTCGGCTGACAGGTTGGGGGGTGCCGTCCGCCAGGCTCCCTAG
- the proB gene encoding glutamate 5-kinase, whose protein sequence is MTVVAKLGSSIVADDDGALRSSVLDTVCAQVAELHGGGENVVLVTSGAIARGMRLLELHRRPSAIDEMQAASAVGQGSLFSAYEERLGAAGVHAAQVLLTSFDMSARMHYLNARQTLRRLLDWRVVPVVNENDTTATDEITFGDNDFLSAQVSILLEARLLVLLTDTPGLHTADPRANADARLVEEVKDFSELRDYRIGDRTSAFGSGGMRSKVAAAEMASAAGIPVVVCDGTEEGSLTAAAGGERVGTRFAAHPERTPSFKLWLRYAKPSRGRVVIDDGAARVLRERGSSLLPVGITGVEGEFAAGDAVEVVCDSDVVGKGIVNYSATELARIKGLQSTQVKEQIPNASEEAVHRDYFVLT, encoded by the coding sequence ATGACCGTCGTCGCCAAGCTCGGGTCCTCGATCGTCGCCGACGACGACGGCGCGCTCCGCTCCTCGGTGCTCGACACCGTCTGCGCCCAGGTCGCCGAGCTCCACGGAGGCGGCGAGAACGTGGTTCTGGTCACATCCGGGGCGATCGCGCGGGGGATGCGCCTGTTGGAGCTGCACCGGCGCCCCAGCGCGATCGACGAGATGCAGGCGGCTTCGGCAGTTGGTCAGGGGTCGCTTTTCAGCGCCTATGAGGAGCGGCTCGGCGCGGCCGGCGTGCACGCTGCTCAAGTCCTGCTGACGTCGTTCGACATGTCGGCGCGCATGCACTACCTGAATGCGCGCCAGACGCTGCGGCGGCTGCTCGACTGGCGGGTCGTCCCGGTGGTGAACGAGAACGACACCACGGCCACCGATGAGATCACCTTCGGCGACAACGACTTCCTCTCGGCCCAGGTTTCGATCCTGCTCGAGGCGCGCCTGCTGGTCCTCCTCACGGACACTCCGGGGCTCCATACGGCCGACCCGCGCGCGAACGCGGACGCGAGGTTGGTCGAGGAAGTGAAGGACTTCTCCGAGTTGCGCGACTACCGGATCGGCGACCGGACGTCAGCGTTTGGCTCGGGGGGGATGCGGAGCAAGGTGGCGGCGGCGGAGATGGCGAGCGCGGCCGGGATCCCGGTGGTCGTCTGCGACGGCACGGAGGAGGGAAGCCTCACGGCTGCCGCCGGTGGGGAGCGAGTGGGCACGCGGTTCGCCGCGCACCCGGAGCGCACACCGAGCTTCAAGCTTTGGCTTCGCTATGCGAAGCCGAGCCGGGGGCGCGTCGTCATCGACGACGGCGCCGCGCGGGTGCTGCGCGAGCGCGGTTCGAGCCTGCTCCCCGTCGGGATCACCGGCGTCGAGGGAGAGTTCGCGGCCGGCGACGCCGTCGAGGTGGTCTGCGACTCCGACGTGGTCGGCAAGGGCATCGTCAACTACTCCGCCACCGAGCTCGCTCGCATCAAGGGGCTGCAGTCCACGCAGGTGAAGGAGCAGATCCCGAACGCCTCCGAGGAGGCGGTGCACAGGGACTACTTCGTGCTGACGTAG
- a CDS encoding glutamate-5-semialdehyde dehydrogenase, with product MATATRPVAEVCASAKEASRELATVTGQTKNAALMRLAELLGERSAEILEANGADLADDRAARLTHALRDRLALDEGRVAAMADGVRAIAALPDPVGEVLDERRLASGLLMMKVRVPLGVIAVVYEARPNVTVDCAALTLKSGNAIVLRGSSFAARSNGALAAVVREAVVESGLPEGSVEVLDGADRAELAELATADGLVDLVIPRGGEGLKEALKSVATVPVMYAAAGNCHVYVHEDADLEMARAIAYNAKVQRPGVCNAAETLLVHAGVADRFLPGVLADLSDGGVELVGDERARHAAGGTPVGVAAGADWDTEYLGMKMAVGVVDSLSDAIAHINRHGTGHSEAIVTSSDAAAQGFTEAVDAAVVYVNASTRFTDGFEFGMGAEIGNSTQKLHARGPIGLRELTTFKYVVHGDGQVRA from the coding sequence ATGGCCACAGCCACCAGGCCCGTCGCCGAGGTTTGCGCATCGGCCAAGGAGGCCTCGCGCGAGCTGGCGACTGTCACCGGCCAGACCAAGAACGCAGCGCTGATGCGACTCGCCGAGCTGCTCGGGGAGCGCAGCGCGGAGATCCTCGAGGCCAACGGAGCGGACCTCGCGGACGACCGCGCGGCACGGCTCACGCACGCGCTACGCGATCGGCTGGCGCTCGACGAGGGGCGGGTGGCCGCGATGGCGGACGGCGTGCGGGCGATCGCCGCGCTGCCGGACCCGGTCGGCGAGGTGCTCGACGAGCGACGTCTGGCTAGCGGCCTGCTGATGATGAAGGTGCGGGTGCCGCTCGGCGTGATCGCGGTCGTCTACGAGGCGCGGCCGAATGTGACCGTGGATTGCGCGGCGCTGACCTTGAAGAGCGGCAACGCGATCGTGCTGCGGGGATCGAGCTTCGCCGCGCGATCAAACGGAGCGCTGGCAGCGGTGGTGCGGGAGGCTGTGGTCGAGTCCGGGCTGCCCGAGGGGTCGGTCGAAGTTCTCGACGGCGCGGACCGCGCCGAGCTCGCGGAGCTCGCCACCGCTGACGGGCTCGTGGACCTGGTCATCCCGCGGGGTGGGGAGGGCTTGAAGGAAGCGCTCAAGTCGGTTGCCACGGTGCCGGTGATGTACGCGGCGGCGGGGAATTGTCACGTCTACGTGCACGAGGACGCCGACCTGGAGATGGCCCGCGCGATTGCGTACAACGCGAAGGTGCAGCGGCCGGGAGTGTGCAACGCGGCCGAGACGCTGCTGGTCCATGCCGGTGTTGCCGACCGATTCCTGCCGGGGGTGCTTGCGGATCTGAGCGACGGCGGGGTCGAGTTGGTGGGCGACGAGCGGGCGCGCCACGCTGCGGGTGGGACGCCTGTCGGTGTTGCGGCGGGCGCCGACTGGGACACCGAGTACCTGGGGATGAAGATGGCCGTCGGCGTGGTCGACTCTCTCTCGGATGCGATCGCGCACATCAACCGGCACGGCACCGGTCACTCGGAGGCCATCGTGACGTCCTCCGACGCGGCCGCCCAGGGGTTCACCGAGGCGGTGGACGCCGCGGTCGTCTACGTCAACGCCTCGACGAGGTTCACGGACGGGTTTGAGTTCGGGATGGGGGCCGAGATTGGGAACTCGACGCAGAAGCTGCACGCCCGCGGCCCGATCGGTCTGCGCGAGCTGACCACGTTCAAGTACGTCGTCCACGGCGACGGCCAGGTTCGGGCTTGA